Below is a window of Barnesiella propionica DNA.
ATAAAGGGAGGAAGTTCATCGCTTTTCCTGTTTACCAGATCACCTGTGAATACAATAACATCGGGGTTTAACCGGTTCACTTCCTGAACCAGTTTTTCTATGGGGCGCGTGTTCCCGAAGTAGTTTTCCAGGTGTATGTCCGATATTTGTACTATGCGGTAATTTTCAAATCCGGCCGGAAGTTCCGGAGATGATATCGTTATATAGCGGCTTACAGGGGTTAAACGGGTATGAAATGAACCGTACAGCATACTCCCGCATATGATGAATGCGAGTATACCGCCGATTCGGGAGAACGTGTTTATTTTTCTTTTGTCCCATAGTAGGGGTATATAATCGATAACCGATATAATGAGATATATAAGTTTAGGTATATAGATACAAAAGTAAAAAAACATTGTCCAGGTAAGCAATGCCGTATGGCCTCTGTACATACTTTGACCGGAAGAGATAATGGCAGCAACAAGAAGAACGGCCATTAATGCATTTATACACCAAAACAAAGGACGAATCCGTAACCATTTAATATTCCTTATAACCCTCCGGTATATATACAGGTCTGTAAAAAAATTAACAATGAGAAGTATGATTAGTATTAATACGGGAAATCGCATGATTTGTCTTTTAGATGTTACTATGACAAATTTAGTAAAAAACTTTGGTATGTAATATGCTTCTATTTGCGAATAAAGTTAATTTTAGTATTGGAAGATATTAAAAAACCATATAGAGTATATGGTTACATACTCTATATGGCTTCTCCTGTATGCAGTTACTCTACGGTTACCGATTTTGCCAGATTTCTCGGCTGGTCTACATCCATGCCTTTGCACACGGCGATATGATAGGCCAGTAATTGAAGGGGTATGGCTGTGATTAAGGGATCCAGATTTTCCAGGGTGGCCGGGAGTTCAATATAAAAATCTGCTATTTGCGAGATGATTTTGTCTCCTTTTGTTACCAAGGCAATTATTTTTCCTTTTCTGGCCTTGATTTCCTGTATATTGCTAAGCACTTTATCATATAAACTGTTATTAGTGGCTATAACTACGACCGGCATTTCATTATCTATTAAAGCAATAGGTCCGTGTTTCATTTCAGCAGCAGGATATCCTTCGGCATGGATGTAAGAGATTTCTTTTAATTTAAGGGCGCCTTCCAGTGCTACAGGAAAATTATATCCTCTTCCTAAATATATAAAATTATGCGCATAGGTGAAAATTTGGGAAAGAGCCGCTATTTTTTCGTTTTGTTCCAGTATTTCCTTCATTTTCTCGGGAATGTTATATAACTCTTTTATAGTTTCGAGAAATATGCTATTTTCAATGATTTTCTTTTCTTTGGAGAGAGTTAGTGCGAGTAAGGCGAGAACTGTAACTTGTCCTGTAAAAGCCTTGGTTGATGCAACGCCTATTTCCGGACCAACATGTGTATATGAACCCGTATCGGTTGCTCTCGGAATAGATGAACCTACGGCATTGCATATTCCGTAAATGAATGCTCCCCGTGTTTTTGCCAATTCGACCGCCGCGAGGGTATCAGCGGTTTCTCCCGATTGGGAAATAGCAATGATTACATCCTTTTCGTCGATTACGGGATTTCTGTAACGGAACTCTGAGGCGTATTCTACTTCTACAGGTATTCTGCAAAAGCTTTCTATCAGTTGTTTTCCTATTAATCCGGCGTGCCAGGAAGTACCGCAGGCTACGATAATAAAACGCCTTGCAGCCAGTAGTTTTTCTTTGTGGTCTATGACTGCGGAAAGAGCTATATGATTATTATCCGCATTGATTCTCCCTCGTATACAATTAAAAAGACTCTCCGGTTGTTCAAAGATTTCTTTTAACATGAAATGAGGATAGTTTCCCTTTTCTAACTGGCTGATGTCCAGTTCTATTTTTTTTATTGCCGGATTTGACGGTTCATTATTGATAGTTACTATTTTCAGAGGTTCGTTTTTTTGTATAACTGCAATTTCTTCGTCTTCGAGATATACTACTTTATCGGTATATTCTATAATGGGAGTGGCGTCCGATCCAAGAAAAAATTCTTGATTACCTATTCCTATGACTAAAGGACTGCTTTTTCTGGCTGCAATTATCCGGTCGGGCCGTTCTTTATCCAGAATGGCAATCGCATATGTTCCGATTACTTCTTGTAATGCCAATTGAACGGCGTTTAATAAATCGAGATTGTTACTTATTTTTATATGTTCTATTAAAAGTATAAGAACTTCCGTATCTGTCGTACTTTGGAATGAATAACCTTTAGCTTTTAGTTTTTCTTTTATGGCCGAATAATTTTCTATAATACCGTTATGGATAAGAGCCAATGTTTCCGTAGAAGAGTAGTGGGGATGAGCGTTTGCCTGTGATGGCTCTCCATGGGTTGCCCAGCGGGTGTGCCCTATCCCTGTTGTTCCCGAAATATTTTTTTGTGAGATAAACGTTTCTAATTCCGATACTTTTCCTTTAGTTTTATATACACTCAGCAGATTTTCATTATTTATTAAGGCGATGCCGGCACTGTCATACCCACGGTATTCCAGAAGTTTCAATC
It encodes the following:
- the glmS gene encoding glutamine--fructose-6-phosphate transaminase (isomerizing), translating into MCGIIGYIGNNDAYPILIKGLKLLEYRGYDSAGIALINNENLLSVYKTKGKVSELETFISQKNISGTTGIGHTRWATHGEPSQANAHPHYSSTETLALIHNGIIENYSAIKEKLKAKGYSFQSTTDTEVLILLIEHIKISNNLDLLNAVQLALQEVIGTYAIAILDKERPDRIIAARKSSPLVIGIGNQEFFLGSDATPIIEYTDKVVYLEDEEIAVIQKNEPLKIVTINNEPSNPAIKKIELDISQLEKGNYPHFMLKEIFEQPESLFNCIRGRINADNNHIALSAVIDHKEKLLAARRFIIVACGTSWHAGLIGKQLIESFCRIPVEVEYASEFRYRNPVIDEKDVIIAISQSGETADTLAAVELAKTRGAFIYGICNAVGSSIPRATDTGSYTHVGPEIGVASTKAFTGQVTVLALLALTLSKEKKIIENSIFLETIKELYNIPEKMKEILEQNEKIAALSQIFTYAHNFIYLGRGYNFPVALEGALKLKEISYIHAEGYPAAEMKHGPIALIDNEMPVVVIATNNSLYDKVLSNIQEIKARKGKIIALVTKGDKIISQIADFYIELPATLENLDPLITAIPLQLLAYHIAVCKGMDVDQPRNLAKSVTVE